A single genomic interval of Drosophila virilis strain 15010-1051.87 chromosome 2, Dvir_AGI_RSII-ME, whole genome shotgun sequence harbors:
- the Ir94h gene encoding uncharacterized protein Ir94h: MWVNINESFASDIYQLYALVLQVIDGRSIFYYNPSKLECSWQSFQQHNLTTQPQWVWRSQMPYALLKEQQSSEVFVLACLPDLFNLNELAGLTASLSHLRDAPVLIELTNSSLLPRSSRDSLATQILSYCLQSYMLNVALYFQEWTKPVILYNFLAFPNFALIKNRFTGSSLGRQGGQLFPNQLNNLHGYTLRVMPDFSEPNTILYRDAHGVTRIAGFMWNFIDTFAKKLGASLSVVQPTWRPGRILGEANMLEFTKNGSVDIGLITVQAVEKSRHSWCIMLPLERPIKVRALYERILKAKALALLLISFGCYYLSFLLEIVTIPTWIRYCCRCLHLTPRLLALLLICACQAQLFSLMIMCPEEAPIDSFDALLASNLRIFGLRSEFDSLDGDFRARYAAAFRLTNNVSELFQLRNSFNTSWAYTITTIKWAIMDVQQNYFQSPLFRYSDLCLAHNTPYSILLSDESIYHKTLKLFTMRTQESGLLLHWMKQSFIDMLRADRMQLKDYSKPNQVQQLRLQDFQIAWLCYGGGLCLAVIVFAVELLRFYVNVCLDSL, translated from the exons ATGTGGGTCAACATTAATGAAAGCTTCGCCTCGGATATTTACCAGCTGTATGCCCTGGTACTGCAGGTTATCGATGGAAGAAGCATCTTTTATTACAATCCAAGCAAGCTGGAATGCAGCTGGCAATCGTTTCAGCAACACAACTTAACCACCCAGCCGCAGTGGGTGTGGCGCAGTCAAATGCCCTATGCCCTACTGAAAGAGCAACAATCCAGTGAGGTGTTTGTTTTAGCCTGCTTGCCTGATCTCTTCAATTTGAATGAGCTGGCTGGATTAACAGCTAGTCTGAGTCATTTGAGGGATGCACCTGTGCTTATAGAACTGACAAATAGCAGCCTCCTACCTAGGTCGAGCAGGGACTCGCTGGCTACTCAAATCCTTTCGTATTGCCTGCAGAGCTACATGCTTAATGTGGCGCTGTACTTTCAGGAGTGGACAAAGCCTGTTATTCTTTACAACTTCTTGGCATTTCCTAACTTCGCGCTGATCAAGAATCGCTTTACTGGTTCAAGCTTAGGTAGACAAGGAGGTCAACTGTTTCCTAACCAGTTAAACAATCTTCACGGCTACACACTGCGCGTCATGCCCGATTTTTCTGAGCCAAATACGATTCTCTATCGCGATGCTCACGGAGTCACACGAATCGCAGGATTTATGTGGAATTTTATAGACACATTTGCCAAGAAACTTGGTGCCAGCTTGAGCGTGGTCCAACCGACATGGCGGCCCGGAAGAATCTTAGGTGAAGCAAATATGTTGGAATTCACAAAAAATGGAAGCGTGGACATCGGATTGATCACTGTACAGGCGGTGGAAAAGTCTCGACATAG TTGGTGTATCATGTTGCCATTGGAACGCCCCATTAAGGTGCGCGCATTGTATGAACGGATTCTGAAGGCCAAGGCGCTGGCCCTGCTGCTGATTAGCTTTGGCTGTTATTACTTATCGTTCTTGCTGGAAATTGTCACCATACCGACCTGGATTCGTTATTGCTGTCGTTGTCTACACCTTACGCCAAGGTTACTGGCTCTCTTACTTATATGTGCCTGTCAGGCTCAGCTGTTTTCGCTGATGATAATGTGCCCCGAGGAAGCCCCCATTGACAGCTTTGACGCCTTGCTTGCATCGAACTTACGCATCTTTGGCTTACGTTCGGAGTTTGATAGCTTGGATGGGGACTTTCGAGCCAGGTATGCAGCGGCATTCAGGCTGACCAACAACGTAAGCGAGCTTTTTCAACTACGGAACAGCTTCAACACCAGCTGGGCTTATACAATCACGACAATCAAATGGGCCATAATGGACGtgcaacaaaattattttcaaagtcCGCTTTTTCGCTACTCAGATCTGTGTTTGGCTCACAATACTCCATATAGCATCCTCTTGTCCGATGAGTCTATATATCATAAAACGCTGAAGCTATTTACAATGAGGACACAAGAATCGGGTCTTCTTTTGCATTGGATGAAACAAAGTTTTATTGATATGTTGAGAGCGGATCGCATGCAGCTCAAGGACTACAGTAAGCCCAACCAGGTCCAACAGCTAAGACTACAGGACTTTCAGATTGCCTGGCTTTGCTATGGTGGCGGGCTATGCTTAGCGGTTATTGTGTTTGCAGTCGAGTTGCTGCGATTCTATGTCAACGTGTGCTTGGATAGCTTGTAG